From the genome of Streptomyces sp. V2I9:
CCGAGCGCGCGATGTCCCTCTGGCCCAACAAGGGCGAGGCGGACCCGCGCCCGGAGCAGGGGGAGGCGTACGAGCGGCTCGCCCCCGTCGCCCCGCGTACGCCCGTCGTACCGAAGGAGGCGTTCGGTGCGCTGAAGCTGCCGTTCCTGGGCATCCCGGTGGTGCCGCCGAAGGGGACGGCGGAGGCCGGGAAGGACGTGAAGGGCGTCGGGAACACCCCCGTGCCCAATCCGTGAGCCCGGCCGGTCGCAGGCGCGTGCCCGGCCGGGGGCCGGGGCAGGACCCCGTCCCCGGTCCGTGGTCCGTGCCCGATCCGTGATCTTCCTCCGGGCAACCGTTCGGGGAGCCTCGCGGTCGAACCCGTACCGCGTCCCCTGCCGTCGTCACCGCGGCTGCCGCACAGCCGCTGCCCGGCAGCAGGTCCCCGCCGAGTACCAGAGGTTTCGATGACACGTCTGTCCCCGAGGGCCGCGCTGCACCGCGCGGCGGGCTCCCTCGCCGCCGCAGGCCTGCTGGCCGTGGCCCCGTTCGCCGGGGCGACGGCTCCCGCGCACGCCGCCGGCCTCCCGGTGTTCACGCTCGGCGGCCCCCCGGAGACCGGCCTGCACCCCTATCGCGCCGACGGCCGGCCGGAGCCGTCCACGGTCGGGATCACCCTCGACGACCCGTCCACCGGGGAGGGGAGCGGCTTCGAGGGGGCGTTCACGCTCACCTTCGACCTCAGCGGTGTCGCGGGTGTCGCCGAGGTGGCGTTCGCCGGCGGTACGGGACCGGAGTGCGAGGTCACCGGGGCGACGGCGGTCTGCGCGGGCCGGGGCGTCCGGCCGGGGGCGCAGCCCGCCGCCGACCTCCTCGTCACGGCCGCCACCGGCAGCGAGGCCGGTGACAGCGGCACGATCACGGTGACCGGCGAGGCGGAGGGCGCCGCCTTCACACCGTTCACCACACGGGTCACGGTCGGCGGCCCCGACCTCGTGATGGAGGAGCTGCCGTTCCGTACGGAGCTGACGCCGGGCGACCGCCAGCAGGCGCCGATCACCTTCGCCAACCGCGGCACCAGGGACGCCGACGGCGTGCTGCTCACCCTGCGGTACACCCGCGGCCTGGACATTCCGCAGCGCTACGCCAACTGCCGCTACTCCGAGGACGACCCGGACCTGCCGGACTTCGGCTGGACCACGGCGCGCTGCTCCGTGGAGGGCGCGTTCGAGGCGGGTGCGACGTACACCCTGGCGACCCCGCTGACCATCGAAGCCACCGACCGCGCCTTCCACGACACCTTTCTCTACCGCGTCGAGGAGGGCGCCGCCGCCGGTCCCGCAGCCCACGGGGAACACGGTGACGGCGACGTGCTGAAGGCGGTCCCGGTGCGGGACGCGAAGAAGCGCGCGGCCGTCCGGAACACCGACCTCACCCCGCACGACAACCAGCGCGAGGCCGACTTCCGTACGGAGAACACGGCCGACTTCGCCGCGTACGGCGACCGGGTGTCCGGGGCGCGCGGCTCCACCGTCACGGCCGCCCTCGGGTTCCGCAACGAGGGCCCGGCGTGGATCGGCCGCCTCCGCTCCGGCGAGAACGTCGCCGTCGTCGACGTCACGGTGCCCCGCGGCGCGTCGGTCGTGGCGAAGCCGGACCGCTGCCGCGCGGTGACGGCGGACGGCGGGTACCGCGAGGACCGGACGGGCCCCGCGCCGCGCTACCTCTGCCCGACCTCGACGACCGTGCGCGACGGCGAGGGCCTGGACCTGTCGTTCGAGCTGCGGATCGACGAGGTCCTGGCCGGGGCGGAGGGCGAGATCACCGTCCGGGGCGCCTCGCCGGGGAATCCGGCGCTTCCGTTCGACCCGGCCCCCGCGAACAACACCGCGAGGCTCGTTCTCAACCCCGAGGGCGGCGGCTCCGGCTCCGGCGGCACGGGCGGCGGCGGACCGGGCGGTCCGTCCACTCCGCCGGCCCCGAGCCCGGGCGGGGGCCCGCCCACGGCCTCCGGACCCCCGACGTCCAGCACCTCGGGCGGCAGCGCGGCGGGCGGCTCCGGCACCGGGGGCGGCCTCGCCTCGACGGGATCGGTCGCCCTGACCGTCTCGGGTGCGGCGGCGGTGTCGCTGGTGACGGGCCTGACGCTGGTGGCGGCGGCACGACGACGAGCCGGCCGGCACGCCTGACAGTCCGCTGCGTCCGGGGATGCCCGCGAGCATCGGCCCGTATCGGCCCGCATCGGACCGGAAAGGGAGGGACCGGA
Proteins encoded in this window:
- a CDS encoding peptidase; this translates as MTRLSPRAALHRAAGSLAAAGLLAVAPFAGATAPAHAAGLPVFTLGGPPETGLHPYRADGRPEPSTVGITLDDPSTGEGSGFEGAFTLTFDLSGVAGVAEVAFAGGTGPECEVTGATAVCAGRGVRPGAQPAADLLVTAATGSEAGDSGTITVTGEAEGAAFTPFTTRVTVGGPDLVMEELPFRTELTPGDRQQAPITFANRGTRDADGVLLTLRYTRGLDIPQRYANCRYSEDDPDLPDFGWTTARCSVEGAFEAGATYTLATPLTIEATDRAFHDTFLYRVEEGAAAGPAAHGEHGDGDVLKAVPVRDAKKRAAVRNTDLTPHDNQREADFRTENTADFAAYGDRVSGARGSTVTAALGFRNEGPAWIGRLRSGENVAVVDVTVPRGASVVAKPDRCRAVTADGGYREDRTGPAPRYLCPTSTTVRDGEGLDLSFELRIDEVLAGAEGEITVRGASPGNPALPFDPAPANNTARLVLNPEGGGSGSGGTGGGGPGGPSTPPAPSPGGGPPTASGPPTSSTSGGSAAGGSGTGGGLASTGSVALTVSGAAAVSLVTGLTLVAAARRRAGRHA